From the genome of Clostridium sp. BNL1100, one region includes:
- a CDS encoding RHS repeat-associated core domain-containing protein: MKLKTIFISIFSFIFILLSGFNFVFAEEVQDKSGEYNGLGYARSILKEGITPPYSISNAYDEDIDTSTGAITLKQTDISLKGRNGLDFSLTRYYTQNNSTLYEPYATSSPVYGNVLAGYCIDTKVTVYTCVNGIVVSSYVASSDTLIANSYSDAQNVSSYYNSISDEYGSEYYSTRHQAYVYDVTSYSAGSPYAYYVQACTGYSYSNNLNNVTSNEKYSYLGAGWAFDLPYIENISGYLYLNYGSAGTWQIDFGSSAGQSHLKNYPLIDMKLNRDNQSYSNGQASSYYVLEQKDGGKTFFGNDGRLLGIKDRYNNEIKFQHDTSATGYPIVNKIIDSVGREINISYTKSQVLVTVNDAINSANNRTVKYNKTAISGYSNDYVLDNVIDPLDRQTTYRYTINSAKVDLLYKSISSGITNQFACLTKVISPTAGETCYAYSKITKNCGTDGVMEAYKLFERFDSKNDGEKLKYRKLNYLYGNTGEYDGYPNYRSDAAIPDTYTYKTQIVDNLNNSEIYTYNKKLLPLNILREGADHKNETINEYDPVTRLLLKTCNKIFNKATNEFMQKNENYQYDSSGYRDLVGYWDCQATRDNNNMPLDNKHKVTFTYGTYHYTLAKEYNQDAATTIKEEYTPTSDNKAVQWKKIYLNGVLKSKTYYDYDVYGNVKEEKRFWDDGVTSVSTKYDYSDNQTDRNGKFNGVYLTRIWADVKDIDPVESNEPGSTVQETYKYDWYGNIVESFDAKNGNPTKYEFDKLNRVIKETHPDASYKSWSYTTRSSENSTIVTDEKGTKIKYNFDKLGNLESEQDFSSGEFLNQYTYDSEMKLKAENNRNSSPSYRSITYNYLSDGKLAEKETTDQSNVVIDKESYTYNDASENGSYTKVTKTVMGDVNSPSIISVTYTDKTGRLVKQGNVHNGAEYLDTFKYDYVGNKITEKTARAYDEPEVYLNREYTTKFDYDHAGNVIMTTNIDGTYSRAGYDTLGRLAWTSDFKASLTGDYCTSYEYDSLGRLIKETVPFQNENGTLYSTIKKHYYDENGNLLCDMISNSKPGEALTFSETRYDYDSRNMLTNVTKYENNSPENYTQYYYDPTGNKLRMYTGLSSSLNIKGLDDLSSDDESFSTNKYEYDRFNNLVKMTDPNGNSEIYSYDLNGNQLQKKDKNGSLINMTYDGDGRLLTKSVENTENPSLNASYTYTYTLTGKKKEMNGGGTNTEYFYDDLGRLVKEVSSNEIQKEYTYDAANNCKSIVIKQNGLVKTNTTYTYDNMNRLEKVYENGVLTATYEYDANGNRQSLTYSNGNKTTYMYNADNKLDSITNIKNGTLLSSYIYQYYLDGNQASKTGNKGKTTSYKYDGLGRLTNEIPSDEPAVSYAYDDSNNRKTMTINGKSVTNYTYDKSNRLLAETTEENSELNIARYNYDNNGNTICKTTEKISPTIQGQTTEVSLSTDEEQETADLTLNEYDGFNQLIKTSTGDVTAEYTYDGTGLRTSKNVNGTVTNHIWDGDQIALETDESGNIKNKYVRGINLIYAEDELANKKFYLFNGHGDVTQLTDASGDVIKNYDYDAFGNEKNPDVNDANVFRYSGEYFDKETGTIYLRARYYDPEIGRFISEDSYWGKDNDPLSLNLYTYAMDNPIMFVDPSGHAVTSWDIAHCTRDEIKLLWKYGNMWVEAKEVNNYNDMTYLHNECERIRNRHRLSFEIGTGDGNTKNDILKLVGPAPKQEFIKCEMPFGTVFGNFGTLVKNPGITVAWKNITKHGLERMAERGVTKELVESIVSNGKVLAQDGGKKFFYITKQGVVILGKGGEIITTYTKNDFYPKIVNLVKKLFN, translated from the coding sequence ATGAAATTAAAAACAATTTTTATATCCATTTTTAGTTTTATATTTATCCTATTATCTGGTTTTAATTTTGTATTTGCTGAGGAAGTACAAGATAAAAGTGGAGAATATAACGGACTAGGCTATGCTCGCTCCATATTAAAGGAAGGTATAACGCCTCCATATTCTATTAGTAATGCATATGATGAAGATATTGACACATCCACAGGTGCCATTACCTTAAAGCAAACTGATATAAGCTTAAAAGGGAGAAATGGTTTGGATTTCTCTCTGACAAGGTATTATACTCAGAATAATAGTACTTTGTATGAGCCGTATGCAACATCATCCCCAGTTTATGGAAATGTACTTGCGGGGTATTGTATTGATACTAAAGTTACAGTATATACATGTGTTAATGGTATTGTAGTATCAAGTTATGTAGCATCCTCAGATACATTAATTGCAAATAGTTATTCCGATGCACAAAATGTTTCAAGTTATTATAATTCTATTTCCGATGAATATGGGAGTGAATATTATAGTACAAGGCATCAGGCATATGTTTACGATGTAACATCTTACTCAGCCGGCAGTCCATATGCATATTATGTACAGGCATGTACTGGTTACTCTTATTCAAATAATTTAAATAACGTGACAAGCAACGAAAAGTATTCATACTTGGGTGCAGGTTGGGCATTTGACCTTCCATACATTGAAAATATAAGCGGATATCTATATCTAAACTATGGGAGTGCAGGAACATGGCAAATCGATTTTGGATCAAGCGCTGGGCAATCTCACTTAAAAAATTATCCGTTGATTGATATGAAATTGAACAGAGACAACCAGTCATATAGCAATGGACAAGCGTCTTCATATTATGTGCTTGAGCAGAAGGATGGAGGAAAGACATTTTTTGGCAATGACGGAAGACTTTTAGGAATAAAAGACAGGTACAACAATGAAATCAAATTTCAACATGATACTTCCGCAACTGGATATCCGATTGTAAATAAAATAATTGATAGTGTCGGAAGAGAGATTAATATTAGTTACACTAAAAGTCAAGTACTTGTGACAGTTAATGATGCGATAAATTCAGCCAATAATAGAACTGTTAAATACAACAAGACTGCTATTTCAGGATATTCAAATGATTACGTTCTTGATAATGTAATAGACCCACTTGATAGACAGACAACATATAGATATACAATCAATTCTGCAAAAGTTGATTTACTATACAAGAGCATCAGTAGTGGAATTACAAATCAATTTGCTTGTCTTACAAAAGTAATTTCTCCAACTGCCGGAGAAACTTGTTATGCATATTCAAAAATAACAAAGAATTGCGGCACAGATGGTGTAATGGAAGCCTATAAGCTTTTTGAAAGATTTGACTCGAAAAATGATGGAGAAAAGTTAAAATACAGAAAATTAAATTATCTATATGGTAACACAGGAGAATATGACGGTTATCCGAATTATCGCAGTGATGCAGCTATTCCGGATACCTATACATATAAAACGCAGATAGTTGACAATTTGAATAACAGTGAAATCTATACATACAATAAAAAACTGTTACCGCTTAATATACTAAGGGAGGGTGCAGATCATAAGAATGAGACAATAAATGAATATGACCCTGTAACCAGGTTGTTATTAAAAACGTGTAATAAAATATTCAATAAGGCCACAAATGAATTCATGCAGAAAAATGAAAACTATCAGTATGATTCGTCAGGCTATAGGGATTTGGTAGGATACTGGGATTGTCAGGCAACAAGAGATAATAATAATATGCCTTTAGATAATAAACATAAAGTAACTTTTACGTATGGTACATATCACTATACTTTAGCTAAAGAATACAACCAAGATGCCGCAACAACAATAAAAGAGGAATATACACCTACTAGTGACAATAAGGCTGTTCAATGGAAAAAGATTTATCTAAATGGAGTCTTAAAAAGTAAAACATACTATGATTATGATGTTTACGGAAATGTTAAAGAAGAAAAAAGATTTTGGGATGACGGTGTAACTTCAGTATCTACAAAATATGACTACAGTGACAATCAGACTGATAGAAATGGAAAGTTTAACGGAGTATATTTGACACGTATATGGGCTGACGTCAAAGATATTGATCCGGTCGAAAGTAATGAACCAGGATCAACAGTTCAGGAAACATATAAGTATGATTGGTATGGAAATATTGTAGAAAGCTTTGATGCTAAAAATGGAAACCCGACTAAGTATGAATTTGACAAACTAAATAGGGTTATAAAGGAAACACATCCTGATGCAAGTTATAAATCATGGTCTTATACTACAAGAAGTTCAGAAAATAGTACAATAGTTACTGATGAAAAAGGTACTAAGATTAAGTATAATTTCGATAAACTTGGAAATCTTGAGAGTGAGCAAGACTTCAGTTCAGGAGAGTTTCTTAATCAATATACTTATGACAGTGAAATGAAACTAAAAGCCGAGAATAATCGGAATTCAAGTCCATCATACAGAAGCATAACATATAATTATTTAAGCGACGGCAAATTAGCTGAAAAGGAAACTACAGATCAGTCCAACGTTGTAATTGATAAAGAATCATATACATATAATGATGCAAGTGAAAATGGTAGCTATACAAAAGTGACCAAAACTGTAATGGGAGATGTGAATTCACCTTCAATAATATCAGTTACATATACAGATAAGACGGGCAGATTAGTAAAACAGGGTAATGTACACAATGGAGCAGAATACTTGGATACTTTTAAGTATGACTATGTAGGTAATAAAATAACTGAAAAAACTGCCCGTGCATATGATGAGCCGGAAGTATATCTAAATCGCGAATACACAACTAAATTTGACTATGATCATGCAGGAAATGTAATAATGACCACAAACATAGATGGAACCTATTCAAGAGCAGGATATGATACACTTGGAAGATTGGCTTGGACATCAGATTTCAAAGCTAGTCTCACAGGTGACTATTGTACATCCTACGAATATGATAGCCTGGGAAGATTAATTAAAGAAACAGTGCCATTTCAAAATGAAAATGGAACCTTGTACTCTACTATAAAAAAGCATTATTATGATGAAAATGGAAATTTGCTGTGCGATATGATAAGTAATAGCAAACCGGGCGAAGCACTGACTTTTTCAGAGACCAGATATGACTATGATTCTCGTAATATGCTTACTAATGTTACTAAGTATGAAAATAATTCTCCTGAAAACTATACTCAGTACTACTATGATCCTACAGGAAATAAACTTAGGATGTATACGGGACTCAGCAGTAGCTTAAATATTAAGGGATTGGACGATCTGTCTTCTGATGATGAAAGTTTTTCAACCAATAAATATGAATACGACAGATTTAATAACCTTGTAAAAATGACAGACCCAAATGGAAATTCTGAAATTTATTCATATGATTTAAATGGGAATCAGCTACAAAAGAAAGATAAAAACGGTAGTTTAATAAATATGACATATGATGGAGATGGAAGATTACTGACAAAATCAGTTGAAAATACCGAAAATCCATCTCTAAATGCATCATATACATATACTTATACTTTGACCGGTAAAAAGAAAGAGATGAATGGTGGAGGCACCAATACAGAGTATTTTTATGATGATTTGGGTCGGTTAGTAAAAGAAGTTTCATCAAATGAAATTCAAAAGGAGTATACTTATGACGCGGCTAATAACTGTAAATCCATAGTTATAAAACAAAACGGGTTAGTCAAAACAAATACTACTTATACATATGACAATATGAATAGACTGGAAAAGGTATACGAAAACGGGGTTTTAACTGCAACCTACGAGTATGACGCAAATGGAAACAGACAGTCATTAACCTATTCAAACGGAAATAAAACCACGTATATGTATAATGCTGATAACAAGTTGGACTCCATTACAAACATTAAGAATGGGACTCTTTTATCAAGCTACATTTATCAGTATTATCTTGACGGTAATCAGGCGTCAAAAACTGGTAATAAAGGAAAAACTACATCATATAAGTATGATGGTTTAGGAAGATTGACGAATGAAATTCCATCAGATGAACCTGCTGTCTCTTATGCTTACGATGACAGTAACAATCGAAAAACAATGACGATAAACGGGAAGTCTGTGACAAATTACACTTACGATAAAAGTAACAGGCTACTTGCTGAGACTACAGAAGAAAATTCTGAGTTAAATATTGCAAGATATAACTATGACAACAACGGAAACACGATTTGCAAAACAACGGAAAAAATTTCACCAACTATACAGGGTCAAACAACAGAGGTTAGCTTATCAACAGATGAAGAACAAGAAACCGCGGATTTAACATTAAATGAGTACGACGGTTTTAATCAACTGATAAAAACCAGTACAGGGGACGTAACGGCAGAATACACATATGACGGTACAGGCCTCAGAACATCTAAAAATGTAAACGGTACAGTTACAAATCACATTTGGGATGGCGACCAGATAGCCCTGGAAACAGATGAATCAGGAAACATAAAAAACAAATATGTTCGTGGAATAAATCTAATATATGCTGAGGACGAACTTGCAAATAAAAAGTTTTACCTGTTCAATGGCCACGGAGACGTAACCCAGTTGACTGATGCATCTGGAGATGTTATAAAGAATTATGACTATGATGCATTTGGTAATGAAAAGAATCCAGACGTAAATGATGCTAATGTTTTCAGGTACTCTGGTGAGTATTTTGATAAGGAAACGGGGACTATTTATCTTAGGGCGAGGTATTATGACCCGGAGATTGGCAGGTTTATTAGTGAGGATTCATACTGGGGGAAGGATAATGACCCGTTATCGTTGAACTTGTACACATATGCTATGGATAATCCGATAATGTTTGTAGACCCGAGTGGGCATGCAGTTACATCTTGGGATATAGCCCATTGCACTAGAGATGAGATAAAATTGCTTTGGAAATATGGTAATATGTGGGTGGAAGCCAAAGAGGTGAATAACTATAATGATATGACATACTTGCATAATGAATGTGAGAGAATTAGAAACAGACATAGATTAAGCTTTGAAATTGGTACCGGGGATGGTAACACAAAAAATGATATTTTAAAATTAGTTGGACCAGCACCTAAACAAGAATTCATAAAATGTGAAATGCCTTTTGGAACAGTATTTGGCAATTTCGGTACTTTAGTTAAAAATCCCGGTATAACGGTTGCTTGGAAAAATATAACGAAGCATGGCTTGGAGAGAATGGCAGAAAGAGGTGTTACAAAGGAATTAGTAGAGAGTATTGTATCAAACGGAAAAGTTTTGGCCCAAGATGGAGGTAAAAAGTTCTTTTATATTACAAAACAAGGTGTAGTTATTCTTGGAAAGGGCGGAGAAATAATAACTACTTATACTAAAAATGATTTCTATCCCAAAATAGTAAATTTAGTTAAAAAACTTTTTAATTAA
- a CDS encoding DUF1871 family protein, with translation MEEKMEEKIKEIINEWDPIGLMAHAPSDEYKNEINQIFYCYQNYSDVRTIAKTIKEIFTEQFGHFFDKTYEDCFIIANKILNS, from the coding sequence ATGGAAGAAAAGATGGAAGAAAAGATTAAAGAAATAATAAACGAGTGGGACCCGATAGGTTTAATGGCGCACGCACCAAGTGACGAATATAAAAATGAAATAAATCAAATATTTTATTGCTATCAGAATTATTCGGATGTCAGAACAATTGCAAAAACTATCAAAGAAATTTTTACAGAACAATTTGGGCATTTTTTTGATAAAACTTATGAGGACTGTTTTATCATAGCAAATAAAATATTAAATTCATAA
- a CDS encoding metallophosphoesterase family protein, which translates to MKKKSNLFRLTPILAVVLVIFLTFISAHAAVYNALDIALTPGKSISELNISWYSTSRTESLVQIALKSSMTGSEFPADIANSFYCTSNSAASGYYSNKATVTALSPATSYVYRIGDGLGNWSSNYFYTTGSETQFSFFAVGDPQIGAGSIASDTTGWNETITKAINQFPNASFIMSAGDQVNTNNSESNFTGFFSPTNFTSIPLAPALGNHDNGALNYGYHFNLPNISNVYGITSPGSGDYYYTYGNTLFMVLNTNNTSGTTHQTFIKNAVAANPNKTWKIVTFHHDIYGSGSHALESSIIKLRNALYPIFDSYGIDIVITGHDHSYTRTYVMKGNVPQLTQTYDTNGAVVNPSGTVYFTLNSSSGSKYYDLNGTQANYVAVRSQVNAPTFSYVSINGSSLSFDTYRTDSMTKTDSFSIVKK; encoded by the coding sequence ATGAAAAAAAAATCAAATTTATTTCGTCTTACCCCAATTTTAGCGGTAGTTTTGGTTATATTTCTTACATTTATATCAGCTCATGCAGCAGTTTATAATGCCTTAGATATCGCTTTAACCCCTGGCAAAAGCATATCAGAACTTAATATTTCCTGGTATTCCACATCCAGAACTGAGAGTCTCGTTCAGATTGCTTTGAAATCTTCCATGACAGGTTCAGAATTTCCCGCTGATATAGCTAATTCCTTTTACTGTACATCCAACTCTGCAGCTTCCGGTTATTACAGCAATAAAGCAACTGTAACTGCTCTTTCTCCGGCAACTTCGTATGTTTACCGTATTGGTGATGGCCTAGGCAACTGGAGTTCCAATTATTTCTATACAACCGGTTCTGAAACACAGTTTAGCTTCTTTGCAGTCGGAGATCCTCAGATTGGAGCTGGTAGCATTGCTTCAGACACAACTGGATGGAATGAAACAATAACAAAAGCAATAAACCAATTTCCTAATGCTTCCTTTATTATGTCAGCTGGAGATCAGGTTAATACCAATAACAGCGAATCTAATTTTACCGGTTTCTTTTCGCCGACAAATTTTACAAGTATCCCTCTTGCACCAGCTCTGGGTAATCATGATAACGGAGCTTTAAACTACGGATACCACTTTAATCTTCCAAACATCTCCAATGTTTATGGAATTACCTCTCCCGGTTCTGGTGATTATTATTATACTTACGGTAACACACTCTTTATGGTACTTAATACAAATAACACCAGTGGAACTACGCATCAAACATTTATAAAAAATGCTGTTGCTGCTAACCCAAATAAGACATGGAAAATAGTAACATTTCATCATGACATTTATGGTTCAGGAAGTCATGCATTAGAATCTTCTATTATAAAACTCAGAAATGCACTCTACCCCATATTTGACAGTTATGGAATTGATATCGTAATAACAGGGCATGACCATTCATATACGAGAACTTATGTTATGAAAGGCAATGTGCCCCAATTGACTCAGACATACGACACAAACGGAGCTGTAGTAAATCCTTCGGGTACAGTTTATTTTACACTGAACTCTTCATCAGGAAGCAAATATTACGACCTTAACGGAACTCAGGCAAACTATGTTGCAGTCAGATCCCAGGTCAATGCCCCCACGTTCTCATATGTAAGTATAAATGGCAGCAGCCTTTCATTTGATACATACAGAACAGATTCTATGACAAAAACAGATAGTTTTTCAATAGTTAAAAAATAG
- a CDS encoding cyclic lactone autoinducer peptide yields the protein MIKRLKFVVLLLLSVLGVFAATTSAGACWIWAFYQKECPKSLLK from the coding sequence ATGATTAAACGCCTTAAATTTGTGGTACTGTTACTTTTGTCAGTACTAGGTGTTTTTGCAGCAACGACATCAGCAGGAGCTTGTTGGATTTGGGCCTTTTATCAAAAGGAATGCCCAAAATCTTTGTTGAAGTAA
- a CDS encoding GHKL domain-containing protein, producing the protein MVNTLFSTLSAILVYVFLKINFGFNCSRNRLLVFLALFGFINGAMSTAWTQLIEMPNELQFIKPIIIMLLSIESIRFVLKVDWSKTVLSLFIIMIATGVGNFVAPVLFNSLGLGITTKSVSENVTLYFLVNIVIHTIAAIIIFIYPVFSRLKKVKNFKSISVLLGITILVMVFNNSIYFSRNISVFSSIMALLSSLLFFITVIILINKYQKSEELKEEQRQQIFYNESLSNTLQELRRVKHDQNNHLSVLNYMIQNKKCDEAIKYISEISATINTINTTIYNIKNVALFAIISSKMDMAESSGIEIDLKTLGVIDSIPNIKVSDLCEIIGIFLDNAIEAAQLSDKKTVGVNIFSFDTCIDIKISNSCDNMPPMGRIKEDGFSIKGEDRGHGLAIAEKILSKYKTVLNSTMYDDIENKFIQAIKIERHI; encoded by the coding sequence TTGGTAAATACACTCTTTTCAACCTTGTCAGCAATCCTTGTGTATGTATTTTTAAAAATTAATTTTGGTTTTAACTGTTCCAGAAATCGCTTGTTAGTTTTTTTAGCTTTGTTTGGCTTTATTAATGGTGCTATGTCAACTGCATGGACACAACTCATTGAAATGCCTAACGAATTACAATTTATAAAGCCAATTATTATAATGTTGTTAAGTATTGAATCAATTCGGTTCGTGTTGAAAGTAGACTGGAGTAAAACAGTTTTATCATTATTTATAATTATGATTGCCACAGGTGTCGGCAATTTTGTAGCCCCCGTACTATTTAATTCCCTCGGTTTAGGTATTACAACAAAATCTGTAAGTGAAAATGTAACATTATATTTTTTAGTTAATATAGTTATTCACACTATAGCTGCTATTATAATATTTATATACCCTGTATTCTCACGATTAAAAAAAGTGAAAAATTTTAAGTCAATTTCTGTTTTACTTGGTATAACAATCCTTGTTATGGTTTTTAACAACAGCATATATTTTTCTCGGAACATATCAGTTTTTTCATCGATAATGGCACTATTATCTTCTTTGCTATTTTTTATTACGGTAATAATCCTTATTAATAAGTACCAAAAAAGCGAAGAACTAAAAGAGGAACAGAGACAACAAATATTTTACAATGAATCTCTTAGTAATACTTTGCAGGAGTTAAGAAGAGTTAAACATGACCAAAATAACCATTTGTCTGTCTTAAATTATATGATACAAAATAAGAAATGTGATGAAGCGATTAAATACATATCTGAAATTTCCGCTACCATTAACACTATAAATACAACGATTTATAATATAAAAAACGTTGCGTTATTTGCAATAATCTCCTCAAAAATGGATATGGCTGAATCTTCAGGTATAGAAATCGATTTAAAAACCTTAGGTGTAATAGACTCTATACCAAATATAAAGGTATCTGATTTATGTGAAATAATTGGTATTTTCTTAGATAATGCTATTGAGGCCGCACAACTCAGCGATAAAAAAACTGTAGGTGTGAATATCTTTAGTTTTGATACATGCATTGATATTAAAATTAGTAACAGTTGCGACAATATGCCTCCGATGGGGAGGATAAAAGAAGATGGATTTTCAATAAAGGGCGAAGATCGTGGACACGGATTGGCTATAGCAGAGAAAATACTAAGCAAATATAAAACCGTCTTAAACTCAACAATGTATGATGACATCGAAAATAAATTTATTCAGGCCATAAAAATAGAAAGACATATTTAA
- a CDS encoding LytTR family transcriptional regulator DNA-binding domain-containing protein, with the protein MLKLSVLDDDPQMIEQYENIIPEWFKRNNLNGELVIATTSHTKFLEEIKSNTSNVCIIDINLKDNVNGMYIAEQIRKSHSTIEIIFVTGCLDFIQRAFEVRAYQFIQKPDMKLLEETIVKLANEKESLNQDHVEIKCNSEIYFIPINDINFIERLKRRTILHARTGDFVTYEGLEDLASRIGSKKIKRCHRSVFVNSDKIYCIDLKRKIITLQDSTTCDIGPKFFSDFHSTERIKSI; encoded by the coding sequence GTGTTAAAATTGTCAGTCCTTGATGACGATCCCCAAATGATTGAACAGTATGAAAACATAATTCCCGAATGGTTTAAAAGAAATAATCTAAATGGTGAATTAGTTATTGCAACAACAAGCCATACCAAGTTTTTAGAAGAAATTAAAAGTAATACATCCAATGTATGCATTATTGATATAAATCTAAAGGATAACGTCAATGGTATGTACATAGCGGAACAAATTAGGAAAAGCCACTCTACAATAGAAATTATTTTTGTAACTGGTTGTTTGGATTTTATTCAACGAGCCTTTGAAGTGCGAGCTTATCAATTCATTCAGAAACCTGATATGAAATTATTAGAAGAGACAATAGTCAAACTCGCTAATGAAAAGGAATCTCTTAATCAAGATCATGTAGAAATCAAATGTAACTCAGAAATCTATTTCATTCCTATTAATGATATAAATTTTATAGAACGCTTAAAAAGAAGAACTATTTTACATGCAAGAACAGGTGATTTTGTTACTTATGAAGGACTCGAAGATCTTGCCAGTAGGATTGGAAGCAAGAAGATTAAACGTTGTCATAGATCTGTTTTTGTTAATTCTGACAAAATCTATTGTATAGACCTTAAACGCAAAATAATTACTTTACAAGACAGTACGACCTGTGATATCGGACCTAAATTTTTTAGTGATTTTCATTCCACTGAAAGGATTAAATCTATATGA
- a CDS encoding helix-turn-helix transcriptional regulator, protein MNERLKIIRQELGLSQESFGNSINLSRSHIASLENGLRELTDRTISDICRIYNVNENWLRTGKDKMFLQLDREDELAKWAGSLVNPNNDNAFMKKFVHILSKLDVDDWKVLEKIVTLMAEEKDKG, encoded by the coding sequence GTGAATGAACGATTGAAAATAATTAGGCAAGAATTAGGTCTAAGCCAAGAAAGTTTCGGTAACAGTATAAATTTATCAAGATCGCATATCGCTTCTTTGGAAAATGGATTAAGAGAATTGACCGATAGAACTATATCTGATATTTGCCGTATATATAACGTCAACGAAAATTGGCTTAGAACTGGTAAAGACAAAATGTTCCTCCAATTAGATAGAGAAGATGAATTAGCAAAATGGGCTGGTTCATTGGTTAACCCTAATAATGATAACGCATTTATGAAAAAGTTCGTACACATTTTAAGTAAATTGGATGTAGATGATTGGAAAGTCCTTGAAAAAATTGTTACTTTAATGGCAGAGGAAAAAGATAAAGGCTAG